In one window of Macrotis lagotis isolate mMagLag1 chromosome 5, bilby.v1.9.chrom.fasta, whole genome shotgun sequence DNA:
- the ATAT1 gene encoding alpha-tubulin N-acetyltransferase 1 isoform X5 encodes MEFPFDVDALFPEPITILDQHLRAPARRTGTTTSTRVDLQKQIMTIVDELGKASAKAQHLPGPITSASRMESNRHVMYVLKDASTRPAGKGAIIGFLKVGYKKLFVLDDRGAHNEVEPLCILDFYIHESLQRHGHGLKLFQYMLEKERVEPHQLAIDRPSEKLLRFLNKHYNLESTVPQVNNFVIFEGFFAHQHRSPASSLRATRCSRAASVDIKPNAPARKLPLKKAEGEIKPYSSSDREFLKVAVEPPWPLNRAPRRATPPARPPPRSSSLGNSPDRGPLRPFLPEQELLRSLRLCPPHPTARLLLASDPGDSPAQRRRTSSLTRPENNRY; translated from the exons ATGGAGTTCCCATTCGATGTGGACGCCCTGTTCCCGGAGCCGATTACCATACTGGACCAACACCTCCGTGCTCCGGCCCGCCGAACCGGAACCACAACCTCGACTCG TGTTGATCTCCAGAAACAAATCATGACTATTGTTGATGAACTGGGAAAGGCATCAGCCAAG GCGCAGCATCTTCCTGGTCCCATCACAAGTGCTTCAAGAATGGAAAGTAACAGACATGTTATGTATGTGCTCAAGGATGCTTCAACCCGTCC GGCTGGAAAAGGAGCTATTATTGGTTTTCTCAAAGTTGGATATAAGAAACTCTTTGTACTG GATGATCGTGGGGCCCATAATGAAGTAGAGCCACTCTGCATACTGGACTTTTATATCCATGAATCACTGCAACGCCATGGCCATGGGCTGAAACTTTTCCAGTATATGTTAGAG AAGGAACGAGTTGAACCACATCAACTAGCTATTGACCGGCCCTCAGAGAAATTGCTTCGGTTCTTGAATAAACACTATAATCTGGAGTCCACAGTGCCACAG GTGAACAACTTTGTGATCTTTGAAGGCTTTTTCGCCCACCAGCACC GGTCCCCTGCTTCTTCTCTGAGGGCGACTCGCTGCTCTCGTGCTGCCTCGGTTGATATCAAACCCAATG CTCCAGCCAGAAAGCTGCCCCTGAAGAAAGCAGAAGGAGAGATTAAACCATATTCTTCTAGTGACCGAGAAT TTCTGAAGGTGGCTGTAGAGCCCCCATGGCCTCTGAACAGGGCACCTCGACGTGCTACACCCCCAGCCCGACCACCCCCACGTTCCAGCAGTCTGGGCAATTCTCCAGACCGGGGCCCCCTCCGACCTTTTCTGCCAGAGCAAGAGCTACTACGGTCTCTTCGCCTCTGTCCCCCACACCCTACTGCCCGCCTTCTGCTTGCATCTGATCCTGGAGACAGCCCAGCCCAGCGCAGGCGTACCAG TTCCCTCACCCGCCCTGAAAATAACAGATATTGA
- the ATAT1 gene encoding alpha-tubulin N-acetyltransferase 1 isoform X4 — protein MEFPFDVDALFPEPITILDQHLRAPARRTGTTTSTRVDLQKQIMTIVDELGKASAKAQHLPGPITSASRMESNRHVMYVLKDASTRPAGKGAIIGFLKVGYKKLFVLDDRGAHNEVEPLCILDFYIHESLQRHGHGLKLFQYMLEKERVEPHQLAIDRPSEKLLRFLNKHYNLESTVPQVNNFVIFEGFFAHQHRSPASSLRATRCSRAASVDIKPNAPARKLPLKKAEGEIKPYSSSDREFLKVAVEPPWPLNRAPRRATPPARPPPRSSSLGNSPDRGPLRPFLPEQELLRSLRLCPPHPTARLLLASDPGDSPAQRRRTSFHHFPFHLPVPFLLPPP, from the exons ATGGAGTTCCCATTCGATGTGGACGCCCTGTTCCCGGAGCCGATTACCATACTGGACCAACACCTCCGTGCTCCGGCCCGCCGAACCGGAACCACAACCTCGACTCG TGTTGATCTCCAGAAACAAATCATGACTATTGTTGATGAACTGGGAAAGGCATCAGCCAAG GCGCAGCATCTTCCTGGTCCCATCACAAGTGCTTCAAGAATGGAAAGTAACAGACATGTTATGTATGTGCTCAAGGATGCTTCAACCCGTCC GGCTGGAAAAGGAGCTATTATTGGTTTTCTCAAAGTTGGATATAAGAAACTCTTTGTACTG GATGATCGTGGGGCCCATAATGAAGTAGAGCCACTCTGCATACTGGACTTTTATATCCATGAATCACTGCAACGCCATGGCCATGGGCTGAAACTTTTCCAGTATATGTTAGAG AAGGAACGAGTTGAACCACATCAACTAGCTATTGACCGGCCCTCAGAGAAATTGCTTCGGTTCTTGAATAAACACTATAATCTGGAGTCCACAGTGCCACAG GTGAACAACTTTGTGATCTTTGAAGGCTTTTTCGCCCACCAGCACC GGTCCCCTGCTTCTTCTCTGAGGGCGACTCGCTGCTCTCGTGCTGCCTCGGTTGATATCAAACCCAATG CTCCAGCCAGAAAGCTGCCCCTGAAGAAAGCAGAAGGAGAGATTAAACCATATTCTTCTAGTGACCGAGAAT TTCTGAAGGTGGCTGTAGAGCCCCCATGGCCTCTGAACAGGGCACCTCGACGTGCTACACCCCCAGCCCGACCACCCCCACGTTCCAGCAGTCTGGGCAATTCTCCAGACCGGGGCCCCCTCCGACCTTTTCTGCCAGAGCAAGAGCTACTACGGTCTCTTCGCCTCTGTCCCCCACACCCTACTGCCCGCCTTCTGCTTGCATCTGATCCTGGAGACAGCCCAGCCCAGCGCAGGCGTACCAG
- the MRPS18B gene encoding small ribosomal subunit protein mS40 yields the protein MATFLLTLPLRRLSDFTPIRGVHGVQTISRALCTKTPPEEESSIPVLPYQDAPWEYLETEEYLIRYGSHPIWADYRRNHKGGIPPQRTRKTCIRGNKVAGNPCPICRDQKLHVDFRNVKLLEQFVCAHTGVIFHSPYTGVCMKQHKKLTEAILKARDHGFLSFHIPLVQPRDIEFSNSCGAVGCTPKAPSLAAGTSWYPWYNWQQPPERELVRLRRLYQSHLKKESESPPEMMPIVPSRTNNLTEGEESTNVL from the exons ATGGCAACCTTTCTACTGACCTTGCCGCTTAGGCGGCTCTCggacttcacacctatcagaggTGTCCACGGGGTGCAG acTATTTCCCGAGCACTATGTACCAAAACTCCCCCAGAAGAAGAATCTTCCATTCCTGTCCTCCCCTATCAGGATGCTCCCTGGGAATATCTGGAGACAGAAG AATACTTGATACGATATGGCTCCCATCCAATCTGGGCTGACTATCGAAGAAATCACAAAGGTGGCATCCCACCACAACGAACCCGTAAAACATGCATT CGAGGAAACAAAGTTGCTGGGAACCCTTGCCCCATCTGCCGGGATCAAAAGCTCCATGTGGACTTTAGA aatGTAAAGCTTTTGGAGCAGTTTGTCTGTGCTCACACAGGTGTCATCTTCCATAGCCCATACACAG GTGTGTGTATGAAGCAGCATAAGAAGCTGACAGAGGCCATTCTGAAGGCTAGAGACCATG gttttctcagttttcacatcCCACTGGTACAGCCACGGGATATTGAGTTCAGCAACTCCTGTGGAGCTGTGGGGTGTACCCCAAAGGCTCCTTCCCTAGCTGCAGGTACTTCTTGGTATCCTTGGTACAATTGGCAGCAGCCACCTGAGAGAGAGCTGGTCCGTCTTCGACGTCTATATCAAAGTCACCTTAAGAAAGAGAGTGAATCCCCACCTGAGATGATGCCTATAGTTCCATCTCGAACTAATAATCTCACTGAGGGAGAGGAATCCACAAATGTCCTCTAG